In the genome of Henningerozyma blattae CBS 6284 chromosome 5, complete genome, one region contains:
- the ARD1 gene encoding peptide alpha-N-acetyltransferase complex A subunit ARD1 (similar to Saccharomyces cerevisiae ARD1 (YHR013C); ancestral locus Anc_5.600), translated as MAITIRRATVNDMICMQNANLHNLPENYMLKYYMYHILSWPEASFVATTTDIEVLEEEKEQLAQNKESEILSLEDTETGAIIKLDPTYVAPGEKLVGYVLAKMNDDADQKDEPLNGHITSLSVMRTYRRMGLAEKLMRQALFALREVYQAEYVSLHVRESNRAALHLYRDTLEFEVLSVEKSYYQDGEDAYAMKKILDLDELQVSNFAHRGNKSEQKPEDDLQSDLLADIISNGTDNIVV; from the coding sequence atggCTATTACAATTAGAAGGGCTACTGTCAATGATATGATTTGCATGCAAAATGCGAATTTGCATAATTTACCAGAAAATTACATgctaaaatattatatgtaTCATATATTATCATGGCCTGAAGCATCCTTTGTTGCTACTACGACAGATATTGAGGTgttagaagaagaaaaagagcAATTGGcacaaaataaagaaagtgaaatattatctttaGAGGATACCGAAACGGGTGCAATAATTAAACTTGATCCAACTTATGTAGCACCTGGTGAAAAATTGGTTGGTTACGTTTTAGCTAAGATGAATGATGACGCTGACCAAAAAGATGAACCCTTGAACGGTCATATAACATCTTTGAGTGTCATGAGAACTTACAGAAGAATGGGTCTtgctgaaaaattaatgagaCAAGCATTATTTGCATTAAGAGAAGTTTATCAAGCCGAATATGTTTCTCTACACGTTAGAGAGTCAAATAGAGCTGCTTTACATTTATATAGAGACACTTTAGAATTTGAAGTTTTGAGTGTAGAAAAAAGTTATTATCAAGATGGTGAAGATGCATAtgcaatgaaaaaaatcttaGACCTAGATGAGTTACAAGTAAGCAATTTTGCTCATCGTGGTAACAAATCAGAACAAAAGCCTGAAGATGATTTACAATCTGACCTGTTGGCTGACATTATTAGTAATGGAACTGATAACATTGTAGTTTGA
- the VPS29 gene encoding retromer subunit VPS29 (similar to Saccharomyces cerevisiae VPS29 (YHR012W); ancestral locus Anc_5.599) produces the protein MLILALADAHIPDRAIDLPSKFQKLLNVPNKISKVILLGNCTKSYSFLKFVQSITPNIVPVRGEFDNGKIILPSKDTGSINHSKQSQEIPMTAVFEQGGFRIGCCSGYTIVPKSDPLSLLALARQLDVDIMLWGGTHNVEAYTLEGKFFVNPGSCTGAFNTDWPIPNDFESEFIDIPEAPKEEIKKEAKDNITDNTDNEVTNKDSELDNKQDVVKLDSSEEKNTVTKAAKDITNEYTETNLRSEKSFTVDTESTSDVDQKINRKEQDTSKEIEDTSQDFDQNQKEELEKEPKMKSDSEQDEKEDEITQEVKDNKQPITKSSFQISEFDVNGASSPSFVLLDIQASVCTLYVYMLLDGEVKVDKVVYKKDA, from the exons ATGTTGATATTAGCTTTAGCAGATGCACATATACCAGATAGAGCGATT GATTTACCAagtaaatttcaaaaactaCTAAATGTTCCAAACAAGATTTCAAAAGTTATTTTATTGGGTAATTGTACCAAATCATACAGCTTTCTAAAATTTGTCCAATCAATAACTCCAAATATAGTACCAGTTCGTGGTGAGTTTGACAATGGTAAAATAATCTTACCATCTAAAGATACCGGATCAATAAACCATTCAAAACAAAGCCAAGAAATACCCATGACTGCAGTATTTGAGCAAGGTGGATTCAGAATTGGCTGTTGTAGCGGTTATACTATTGTACCAAAGAGTGATCCACTATCATTACTAGCATTAGCAAGACAATTAGATGTTGATATAATGTTGTGGGGTGGCACTCACAATGTAGAGGCTTATACATTAGAaggtaaattttttgtcAATCCAGGTAGCTGCACGGGTGCTTTTAATACTGATTGGCCAATACCTAATGATTTTGAATCAGAATTCATTGATATACCAGAGGCACccaaagaagaaattaaaaaagaagcTAAAGACAACATTACAGATAACACGGATAATGAGGTTACCAATAAAGATTCAGAATTAGACAACAAACAAGATGTTGTAAAACTTGATAGTagtgaagaaaaaaatacagtAACAAAAGCTGCCAAAGATATAACTAATGAATATACGGAAACGAACTTAAGATCTGAAAAATCTTTCACCGTAGATACAGAATCTACTTCAGATGTtgatcaaaaaataaaccgTAAGGAACAAGATACATCTAAGGAGATTGAAGATACCTCACAAGACTTTGATCAGAAccaaaaagaagaattagaaaaagaaCCCAAAATGAAGTCAGATAGCGAACAGGACGAAAAAGAAGATGAGATAACCCAAGAAGTTAAGGACAATAAACAGCCAATTACTAAATCTTCTTTCCAAATTTCAGAATTCGATGTCAATGGTGCTAGTTCCCCAAGTTTTGTTCTTTTGGATATACAAGCAAGTGTTTGCACACTATACGTTTATATGCTGTTGGATGGTGAAGTAAAAGTTGATAAGGTTGTATATAAAAAGGATGCATAG
- the DIA4 gene encoding putative serine--tRNA ligase DIA4 (similar to Saccharomyces cerevisiae DIA4 (YHR011W); ancestral locus Anc_5.598), translating into MFKRSFHITAAKRYILKKPQFDVKQIISNIPDYEKSILHREMVNSKNIINDLKTLPKNYQSYQSLNKDLISIQQKRHVLESTLQLAKNSSSITNANGEIEDIDTEKIKEQLLNLKTEYQNISSTLKDLETTINEICNNLPNLIDPSAPKNEAVIVKWLNPKESYSLDRERDHVKIMKAKKMINFQSAVDITGSSWYFLTNEGADLERALISYAIDKAKRREFGLVIPPAVVKNEIINACGFRPRDMGNEKQIYHIKDTDFGLIATAEIPLAGMYVNSILDLSKGPLRHVGISRSYRSEAGARGKDTKGLYRVHEFSKVELFTWSKPSDSTEQLQYLKNVQCDIIGSLGISAKMLNMPTNDLGASAYLKCDIEAWMPGRGSFGELSSVSNCRDYQSRRLHIKYKNESTGKFEHVHTLNGTAMAVPRVMMTLVENYYNKTTGRIDIPTCLRPYMNNRSYI; encoded by the coding sequence atgttTAAACGATCATTCCATATCACAGCTGCTAAAAGATACATATTAAAGAAACCTCAATTCGATgttaaacaaataatttcaaatataccGGATTATGAAAAATCCATCTTGCATAGAGAAATGGttaatagtaaaaatattatcaatgatttgaaaacaTTACCAAAAAATTACCAATCTTATCaaagtttaaataaagatcTGATTTCAATTCAACAAAAGAGACATGTTCTAGAATCTACACTTCAGCTAGCTAAAAACAGCTCAAGTATAACTAATGCTAATGGCGAGATAGAAGACATTGATACTgagaaaattaaagaacAATTGTTAAACTTAAAGACagaatatcaaaatatttcatcaaCATTGAAAGACTTAGAAACAAccattaatgaaatttgtaataatttaccAAACTTAATTGATCCATCTGCTCCGAAGAATGAAGCTGTTATTGTAAAATGGTTGAATCCAAAGGAATCATATTCTTTAGATAGAGAAAGAGATCATGTCAAAATCATGAAAGCTAAAAAAATGATCAATTTTCAATCTGCTGTTGATATTACAGGCTCGTCATGGTATTTCTTGACAAACGAAGGTGCCGATTTAGAAAGAGCGTTGATTTCTTATGCGATTGACAAAGCTAAAAGACGTGAATTTGGTTTAGTTATACCGCCTGCAGttgttaaaaatgaaatcaTTAATGCATGTGGGTTTAGACCAAGGGATATGGgaaatgaaaaacaaatttatcatattaAAGACACAGATTTTGGTTTAATTGCCACTGCTGAAATTCCATTGGCAGGCATGTATGTCAATTCTATCTTAGATCTATCTAAAGGCCCATTAAGACATGTTGGAATAAGCAGAAGTTATAGATCTGAAGCAGGTGCAAGAGGTAAAGACACTAAAGGTTTATACAGAGTCCATGAATTTAGTAAAGTTGAGCTATTTACTTGGTCCAAGCCAAGTGACAGTACTGAACAATTacaatatttgaagaacGTTCAATGTGATATTATTGGCTCTTTAGGTATATCAGCTAAAATGTTAAATATGCCAACCAACGATTTAGGTGCATCGGCCTATCTAAAATGTGATATCGAGGCATGGATGCCAGGTAGAGGTTCCTTCGGAGAATTATCTAGTGTATCTAACTGTCGAGATTATCAAAGTAGAAGACTACACATTAAGTATAAGAATGAATCTACAGGGAAATTTGAACATGTCCATACCTTAAATGGTACTGCAATGGCTGTACCAAGAGTAATGATGACATTAGTcgaaaattattataacaaAACAACAGGCAGAATTGATATCCCAACTTGTTTAAGACCTTATATGAATAATAGAagttatatttaa
- the RPL27A gene encoding 60S ribosomal protein eL27 (similar to Saccharomyces cerevisiae RPL27B (YDR471W) and RPL27A (YHR010W); ancestral locus Anc_5.597), translating to MAKFLKAGKVAVVVRGRYAGKKVVIVKPHDEGSKSHPFGHALVAGIERYPLKVTKKHSAKMVAKRTKIKPFIKVINYNHLLPTRYSLDVEAFKSVVSTETFEQPSQREEAKKVIKKAFEERHQAGKNQWFFSKLRF from the exons ATGGCTAAGTTCTTGAAAGCTGGTAAAGTTG CTGTCGTTGTCCGTGGTCGTTACGCTGGTAAGAAGGTCGTTATCGTCAAGCCACACGATGAAGGTTCTAAATCTCACCCATTCGGTCATGCTTTAGTTGCTGGTATTGAAAGATACCCATTAAAGGTCACTAAGAAGCACTCCGCTAAGATGGTTGCCAAGAGAACTAAGATCAAGCCATTCATCAAGGTCATTAACTACAACCATTTATTGCCAACTAGATACAGTTTAGATGTTGAAGCTTTCAAGTCTGTTGTCTCTACTGAAACTTTCGAACAACCATCTCAAAGAGAAGAAGCTAAGAAAGTTATCAAGAAGGCTTTCGAAGAAAGACACCAAGCTGGTAAGAACCAATGGTTCTTCTCCAAGTTGAGATTCTAA
- the UGO1 gene encoding mitofusin complex protein UGO1 (similar to Saccharomyces cerevisiae UGO1 (YDR470C); ancestral locus Anc_5.595) — protein MDEATIRANVRPYYNPETFNIGYPVVFNPDKGVLDRNGNSIASNLNIVKNSAENQLLLRNFNNYNDNSHGSLTSRAIKWLLTSLNLKNSDPIMNQNNTTNHLSNNLSVSNMNILNGGNNGSNINMKKNLLDFELVDFFNIKNWNNIFKLIIKNFLKNYFIHFLQQPFEISKFYLQIANFNDTIVDQKYLYSNAKIKTNNDPIDNQPILLQNQDFDEDDDIDFFPLNNGSNDNTQPISDQEDSNDNSRSTPMDHSLIHSNKIKPKSFGIFEIMNSIIIEEGFKGLWKSINTSFIYNFLNLSLNTWFIGFLLPIFNININSTDLYLITSNHLSIASNNDNINSTSVKNYLLLTYLSNYMTSLILLPIDLIRTKFLITSLNMVNANTDENTIQERNFFNSIKTWSWRQNLKIIPIDLYLLTFLNSLTKKNVTSSISNINNNYDYNFSIFNKLTFNYLFQENPCINIFGQSISLLHNGLSFCLYEIMGIMINLPIETLLHRCQIDFLLNNQTRIMSIEGEEKSNAYKVTRDEMIINPIKYEPILQSAGDTTNEKKGLKMYEDSSILDLWKGWKINVISVLCQHSIHFLNRQTKAFDDIELEF, from the coding sequence ATGGATGAGGCTACAATCCGTGCTAATGTAAGACCTTATTATAACCCAGAAACTTTCAATATTGGATATCCTGTAGTGTTTAACCCTGATAAAGGTGTATTGGATCGTAATGGCAACTCTATAGCTTCCAATTTAAATATCGTGAAAAACTCTGCAGAGAATCAACTATTgttaagaaattttaataattataatgaCAATTCTCATGGTTCACTGACTTCTAGAGCAATTAAATGGTTATTAACGTcattgaatttaaagaacTCAGATCCCATTatgaatcaaaataataccaCTAATCATCTAAGTAATAATCTTTCCGTAtcaaatatgaatattttgaacgGTGGTAATAATGGTAGTAATATTAAcatgaagaaaaatttattggattttgaattagttgatttttttaatataaagaattggaataatatctttaaattaataattaaaaattttttgaaaaactattttattcattttttacaACAaccttttgaaatttctaaattttatttacaaataGCCAACTTCAATGATACAATTGTggatcaaaaatatttatattcgAATGCTAAAATCAAAACTAATAATGACCCTATAGATAATCAACCGATTTTGTTACAGAATCAAGATTtcgatgaagatgatgatatagATTTTTTCCCTTTGAATAATGGTAGCAATGATAATACACAACCTATAAGTGATCAAGAGGATTCGAATGATAATTCAAGATCTACCCCAATGGATCATTCTTTGATCCATTCTAATAAGATTAAACCCAAATCTTTTggtatatttgaaataatgaattcCATTATAATTGAAGAAGGGTTTAAGGGTCTGTGGAAATCCATTAATAcatcatttatttataattttttaaatctttcattAAACACATGGTTCATTGGGTTTTTATTaccaatttttaatattaatattaattctacTGATTTGTATTTAATTACTTCAAACCATTTATCAATTGcatctaataatgataacaTTAATTCCACATCTGTTAAGAattatctattattaaCATATTTATCCAATTATATGACAAGTTTAATCCTATTACctattgatttaataagaaccaaatttttaattacatCATTAAACATGGTTAATGCAAACACAGATGAAAACACCATCcaagaaagaaattttttcaattcaataaagACATGGTCTTGGAgacaaaatttaaagatcaTACCTATAGATCTTTATCtattaacatttttaaattcattaactaaaaaaaatgtaacATCAAGCATAtccaatattaataataattatgattataatttttcaattttcaataaattaacATTCAATTATCTTTTCCAGGAGAATCCAtgtataaatatctttGGACAATCCATTTCTTTATTGCATAACGGGTTATCCTTTTGTTTATATGAAATTATGGGTATTATGATCAATTTACCTATTGAAACATTATTACATCGTTGCCAAATTGATTtcttattaaataatcaaactCGTATAATGAGTATAGAGGgagaagaaaaatcaaatgcATATAAAGTGACAAGAGATGAAATGATAATTAATCCAATCAAATATGAACCAATATTGCAATCAGCCGGTGATACTACTAATGAAAAGAAGGGATTGAAAATGTATGAAGATTCGAGTATATTGGATCTTTGGAAAGGTTGGAAGATCAATGTCATTAGTGTATTGTGTCAGCACagtattcattttttaaaccGTCAAACCAAGGCGtttgatgatattgaattagaattttaa
- the SDC1 gene encoding Sdc1p (similar to Saccharomyces cerevisiae SDC1 (YDR469W); ancestral locus Anc_5.594): MSNINQLINDKEQEQSQDTGVKLQVSDEGVIDHSMTDVNSNEIAQTNGNDAPGTNLGSTDSLANNSATTSANANANATANVDTPSIKQEDSAKDNELKKNKSLADSIDLSATVGGSQTRKYLNKYVTPTLLNGMRLISIEQPKDPLRVLGNI; this comes from the coding sequence ATGTCTAACATCAACCAATTGATCAACGATAAAGAACAAGAACAATCACAAGATACTGGTGTCAAACTCCAGGTGAGTGATGAAGGGGTTATAGATCATTCTATGACCGATGTGAATTCTAATGAAATTGCCCAGACAAACGGTAATGATGCTCCAGGGACAAATTTGGGAAGCACAGATTCATTGGCAAATAACAGTGCAACCACAAGTGCAAAcgcaaatgcaaatgcaacTGCAAATGTAGATACTCCCTCAATTAAACAAGAAGATAGTGCAAAGgataatgaattgaaaaaaaataaatctttggCAGATAGTATAGATTTGAGTGCCACTGTTGGTGGTTCTCAAACAAGAAAGTATTTAAACAAGTATGTAACACCTACTCTTTTAAATGGGATGAGATTGATATCTATTGAACAACCAAAAGATCCATTACGAGTACTAGGtaatatttga
- the TDA3 gene encoding Tda3p (similar to Saccharomyces cerevisiae YHR009C; ancestral locus Anc_5.592) has translation MEFQLKDDLKYTHTSTTQPRKDGSIPKNAGKKNIIIVGGGIIGACTAYYLTRHPNFDPSLYHITIFEATSVACGSSGKAGGLLAAWAFPEQIVPLSFDLHQELSDLYDGEENWGYRRLNIISLESNMRRYKKFNKNLMMNDSFDNDSIDNEKELEELRKINQKRREEDKKKPFPSKRKGYFFINDDEDEDEDDENGDSQRNEAQIYESQQNFEESHTPKSSPGDMLNEEVEQQQQQQQQQTHTPQEELPQQIDQSEHSRTPENPSMNPLPPQLNWIKTQGISNWSALGDTDTTAQIHPFKFTHFILQKAMETGAVDLISAKVTRIIKNSDNSVSGVAYVLTENGKILNNNNTSNNTTNNSNITPNSQPSNETSPNTSTNEPSSIDFKNELEMVDAENVILTMGPWTSKLLPNCPIYGLRAHSITIQPSVEEISPFAIFTELKIEDSKYFSPEIYPRTDEVYVCGEGDTMVELPELASEIVIEKEKCDELYYYVSKLAPTLSEGYIKTRQACYLPVLNVSNSSGPLIGETNLKNLFVASGHSCWGINNAPATGKLLAELLLEGEASSADISALNPTLFFTVD, from the coding sequence ATGGAATTCCAACTCAAGGACGATCTTAAATATACCCATACATCAACAACCCAGCCTCGTAAAGATGGCTCTATACCTAAAAATGCTGgcaagaaaaatatcatcattgTAGGTGGTGGTATCATTGGTGCGTGTACTGCGTACTATTTAACCAGACATCCAAATTTTGACCCCTCGTTATACCATATTACCATTTTTGAAGCAACATCTGTGGCTTGTGGTTCTTCTGGTAAGGCTGGAGGTTTATTAGCAGCCTGGGCCTTTCCAGAACAGATTGTGCCCTTAAGTTTTGATTTACACCAAGAATTGAGTGATTTATACGATGGTGAAGAAAATTGGGGGTATAGACGATTGAATATCATTTCATTGGAGTCTAATATGAGACGATACAAGAAATTCAATAagaatttgatgatgaatgattcatttgataatgattctaTTGATAATGAGAAAGAGTTGGAAGAATTGAGgaaaattaatcaaaagAGAAGAGAAGAGGATAAGAAAAAGCCATTCCCTTCCAAGAGAAAGGGctatttctttatcaatgatgatgaagatgaagatgaagatgacgAAAATGGAGATTCACAAAGAAATGAAGCTCAAATATATGAATCACAAcaaaattttgaagaatctCATACTCCGAAATCCTCTCCAGGAGACATGTTGAATGAAGAAGTAgagcaacaacaacaacaacaacagcaacaaaCTCATACTCCACAAGAAGAATTACCTCAACAGATAGATCAATCTGAACATTCAAGAACCCCTGAGAATCCATCGATGAATCCTTTACCTCCACAATTGAATTGGATCAAGACTCAAGGTATTAGTAATTGGTCTGCTTTAGGTGATACTGATACTACAGCTCAAATCCATccttttaaatttactcATTTCATCTTACAAAAAGCTATGGAAACAGGTGCAGTAGATTTGATTTCTGCCAAAGtaacaagaattattaaaaatagtgATAATTCAGTCTCTGGTGTAGCTTATGTTTTAACTGAAAATGGCAAAATccttaataataataatacaagtaataatactacaaataattcaaatataacaCCAAACAGCCAACCAAGTAATGAAACATCCCCCAATACTAGTACTAATGAACCTTCTTCCATTGATTTCAAAAATGAACTAGAAATGGTAGATGCAGAAAATGTAATATTAACAATGGGTCCATGGAcatctaaattattaccaaaTTGTCCAATTTATGGGCTAAGAGCTCATTCAATTACTATTCAACCAAGTGTAGAAGAAATTTCACCATTTGCCATCTTTacagaattaaaaattgaagattctaaatatttttcaccAGAAATTTATCCAAGAACAGATGAAGTTTATGTCTGTGGTGAAGGTGATACAATGGTAGAATTACCTGAATTGGCTAGTGAAATAGTTattgaaaaggaaaaatgTGAcgaattatattattatgtttCTAAATTGGCTCCTACATTATCAGAAGGTTATATTAAGACAAGACAGGCATGTTATTTACCTGTTTTAAACGTTTCTAATAGTTCAGGACCATTAATTGGTGAGactaatttgaaaaatctttttGTGGCAAGTGGACATTCATGCTGGGGTATAAATAATGCCCCTGCAACTGGGAAATTATTAgctgaattattattggaagGTGAAGCCTCATCTGCTGATATTTCAGCTTTAAACCcaacattattttttacggtagattga
- the PKH3 gene encoding protein kinase PKH3 (similar to Saccharomyces cerevisiae PKH3 (YDR466W); ancestral locus Anc_5.591), with translation MSATVKKHTPQDFIFKQELGHGAYSTVYKALDKRNLKKAYAIKVCSKNHIIKENKVKYVNIEKNTLNLLGKTNHPGIIKLYYTFHDKQNLYFVLDYAKGGELLSLLHIQTNGTFDELYSKHFMVQIIDTLEYIHSCGIIHRDLKPENLLLDKWGKLMITDFGAASPPANMSTCSSFVGTAEYVSPELLLFNQCKFASDVWALGCILYQFINGTPPFRGENELKTFEKIVSLDYPWNNNNNNLLLHPNNNTANLTNPQIINLTRKILTLNPNDRITIPNIKLHPWFNDINWQDKDSIWRGIWQTPLINLHNSTFNNPSNLSSPSTSPLSSKMNSTISNRQLHIIDTPLRNIQITNHKSSSPSTSPIISAKKKYKKPLKVSNTTTSIVEWRKKLGISSTIAKSPTQAPAQAPAQAPAPPLPIIKQDYLFIYEIPYNVNGPKMSINSYNSISNDLIASLVSNYPQFLNTKPPQLLTFFKDGNLSYNNNIIINISDPNLSMYDFQFNEKNSTGYLILEKYKSKLWFLSLPNMPLTSTSSNIINKETTWIQSFFNQRQLISNGDGENSLVNNFNTLTLNNNNNNNTTSTSTTNNNNTNNTNNTNNTTTTTNNNNTNNNINSNDILKKKKILPSSPILNGKSKRVTSNTNLQNHFELNHNTTSHTTHPSHPPHTTHPPHAPHSTHATHISPRPSVKKYNVPSNMVISSSRVEVLNSIPNSPPLKATIHKATKSAIIDLTLNGHETFDLPSHIDHHTHNHNNHNNHNNHNNHNNHNHNHSTSNDPLSMDELNLNSNQINPAGKGARAAFKNSHPI, from the coding sequence ATGTCTGCCACTGTTAAAAAACATACTCCTCAagatttcatctttaaacAAGAATTAGGCCATGGCGCCTACTCGACAGTATACAAGGCCCTCGATAAGAGAAACCTGAAGAAAGCTTATGCTATTAAAGTTTGTTCCAAAAACCATATCataaaggaaaataaagtcaaatatgtaaatattgaaaaaaatacgCTGAATTTATTAGGTAAGACAAACCATCCGGGAATCatcaaattatattatacatTCCATGACAAACAAAACTTGTATTTCGTATTGGATTATGCTAAAGGTGGAGAGTTACTTTCTCTCTTGCATATTCAAACGAATGGCACATTCGACGAATTGTATTCCAAGCATTTTATGGTTCAAATAATAGATACTTTGGAATATATCCATTCATGCGGTATTATCCATAGAGATTTGAAACCAGAGAATCTTTTGCTTGATAAATGGGGGAAACTTATGATTACTGATTTTGGGGCAGCGTCTCCACCGGCAAATATGTCTACTTGTTCTTCGTTTGTAGGCACAGCAGAATACGTTTCGCCTGAATTGCTATTATTCAATCAATGTAAATTTGCTTCAGATGTTTGGGCATTAGGCTGCattctttatcaatttattaatggtACCCCGCCATTCAGAGgtgaaaatgaattgaaaacGTTTGAAAAAATCGTTTCTTTGGATTATCCatggaataataataataataacttaCTTCTCCATCCAAATAACAACACTGCAAATTTGACAAACCCTCAAATCATAAACCTTACACGTAAAATCCTAACGTTAAACCCTAATGATAGAATCACCATCCCCAACATAAAACTTCATCCTTGGTTTAATGATATCAATTGGCAAGATAAAGATTCCATATGGAGAGGTATCTGGCAAACTCCATTGATCAATTTACACAATAGTACCTTCAATAATCCTTCCAATCTCTCATCACCCTCGACCTCCCCCTTGTCAAGTAAGATGAATTCAACAATCTCGAACAGACAATTACATATAATAGACACACCATTAcgaaatattcaaattacaAATCATAAATCTTCATCACCTTCGACATCCCCAATCATTTCTgccaagaaaaaatataaaaaacctttaaaagtttcaaaCACAACTACAAGTATTGTAGAATGGAGAAAGAAATTGGGTATCTCAAGTACAATTGCAAAGTCACCCACACAAGCACCTGCGCAAGCACCTGCGCAAGCACCTGCGCCTCCATTGCCCATAATTAAACAAGATTATCTTTTCATTTATGAAATTCCATACAATGTAAATGGTCCTAAGATGTCAATCAATTCTTATAATTCCATTTCTAATGACTTAATAGCAAGTCTAGTGTCTAATTACcctcaatttttaaatacaaaGCCTCCTCaattattaacttttttcaaagatgGAAATTTATCCTATAATAACAacattataataaatatcagTGACCCAAATCTATCAATGTATGATTTccaatttaatgaaaaaaattccactggttatttaatattggaaaaatataaatcaaaattatgGTTTTTATCTTTACCAAACATGCCACTTACATCAActtcatcaaatattattaataaagaaaccACTTGGATTCAATCGTTTTTCAACCAAAGACAGTTGATTAGTAATGGAGATGGTGAGAATTCGTTGGtgaataatttcaatactttaacattgaataataataataataataatactactaGTACTAgtactactaataataataatactaacaatactaataatactaataatactactactactactaataataataacactaataacaatattaatagtaatgatattttgaaaaagaagaaaattctCCCGTCTTCTCCAATTTTAAATGGAAAATCTAAACGTGTAACTTCAAATACAAACTTACAAAatcattttgaattaaatcataATACAACATCACACACTACACATCCTTCACACCCTCCACATACCACTCACCCACCTCACGCTCCTCACTCTACACATGCTACACATATAAGTCCAAGACCTTctgttaaaaaatataatgtaCCATCAAATATGGTCATTAGTAGTAGTAGAGTGGAAGTATTAAACTCAATCCCCAATAGTCCCCCTTTAAAGGCAACTATTCATAAAGCTACTAAAAGTGCAATCATAGATTTGACTTTAAATGGCCATGAAACTTTTGATTTACCGTCTCATATAGATCATCATACTCATAATCATAACaatcataataatcataataatcataataatcataataatcataatcataatcattCAACTTCAAATGATCCTTTAAGTAtggatgaattaaatttaaattcaaatcaaattaatcCTGCAGGTAAAGGTGCAAGAGCtgcatttaaaaattcacaTCCCATTTAA